From the Vicingaceae bacterium genome, the window TGTGGTTTTGGCCACCCTTGCACGTACATTCTATTTTGAAGCTTTTACCATTCCGACCTCCTCCATGGAAAGAACACTTCTTCGCGGCGACTTTTTGTTTGTCAGCAAATTGGCCTATGGACCAAGAATTCCAATGACTCCACTGGCCGTGCCTTTCACTCATCACACATTGCCGACCACACAATTTACAAAATCCTACTCCGAAATCGTCAGACTCCCCTATCATCGTTTGCCCGGCCTTGGAAAAGTAAAACGCTACGATCCTGTGGTTTTTAACTTTCCTGCCGGTGATACCGTGGTTTTAGAACACCAGGACCAAGTGTATTATCAATTGGTCAGAGATTTGGGAAGGGATTATATTTATAGAAATTTTCACGTAACACACCGTCCTATAGATAAAAGAGAAAATTACATCAAACGTTGTGTAGGAATGCCGGGCGACACCCTCGAAATCATCAACACTGAATTGTATATCAATGGTAAACCGGCATTTAAACCCAAAGGGCTGCAATATGCCTACACTGTGAAAGTAAAAGATGTAGGTCTTAACGAAAGAAAGTTATTCAAAGAAGACATAACACACGAAAAGTTTCAAAATCAACCTTCTGCCATCAATGGAGAATACACCATAATTATGACGGAAGAAGGTGTGAAAAAGTTAAAGAAATACCCGAATGTAGTTTCTATTACAAGGCAGAACAAACCAAAAGGTTATAAATATTTTGTAAAAACTCCCATCTTTCCCAATCATCCCGATTATGATTGGACCGAAGACAATTTTGGTCCTCTCTGGGTTCCTCAAAAAGGGGCTACTGTAAAACTTACTTTGAAAAATTTGCCACTGTATGAACGTATCATTACTGCTTATGAACACAACAAGCTGGAATTGAAAGGAGATGAAATTTATATCAATGGACAGAAAACCGATTCCTATACCTTTCGTCAAAATTATTACTTTATGATGGGAGACAACCGCCATAACTCCCAGGATTCACGTTTTTGGGGGTTTGTTCCTGAAGATCACGTGGTAGGTAAAGCAGTTTTCATTTGGTTGTCGTTAGACCCCGACTTCGGATTGTTTGACGGAAAAATTCGTTGGAACCGTTTGTTTAAAGTAGTCAAAAGTGACGAATAATAACCCGTTTCTTTTATCACCCGTTCCTTTTGGCCCGCTGGATTATTGGGCTGCCATCATCAACTTTCCTCATTTGGTAGACCTGAATGATCATTATTTAAAACAAAGTTTAAGAAACCGGATAAATATAGCCACTTCCCAAGGCCTGCTTTCACTCACCATTCCCATTGAAAAACCCAAGCCCACCT encodes:
- a CDS encoding signal peptidase I, with protein sequence MTIPYSFLIIFFVLQFVLTHWAIYKWFPKMGYDAWKSLIPFYSTWLFLKYFKRPWYWWVNYYIPFTGYVSWMGMMVDMARWIKKESLKDHFFASFFPGFYFPYLILKENPQPISFEEWRKYQKPQWREWVDSITFAVVLATLARTFYFEAFTIPTSSMERTLLRGDFLFVSKLAYGPRIPMTPLAVPFTHHTLPTTQFTKSYSEIVRLPYHRLPGLGKVKRYDPVVFNFPAGDTVVLEHQDQVYYQLVRDLGRDYIYRNFHVTHRPIDKRENYIKRCVGMPGDTLEIINTELYINGKPAFKPKGLQYAYTVKVKDVGLNERKLFKEDITHEKFQNQPSAINGEYTIIMTEEGVKKLKKYPNVVSITRQNKPKGYKYFVKTPIFPNHPDYDWTEDNFGPLWVPQKGATVKLTLKNLPLYERIITAYEHNKLELKGDEIYINGQKTDSYTFRQNYYFMMGDNRHNSQDSRFWGFVPEDHVVGKAVFIWLSLDPDFGLFDGKIRWNRLFKVVKSDE